One stretch of Candidatus Cloacimonadota bacterium DNA includes these proteins:
- a CDS encoding D-glucuronyl C5-epimerase family protein, which translates to MNIGKLILKKPYKHFFVSQEQYIAETDELSSSKIKHYYVHPNRKYLELDIKENYRFDKNGIPVVSFPGISEDQYNPVTIAQYALAVWELELPKSKPDFGIFLKLSNWFIQNHENGKWQYLYEDKISNLPYGWISGMAQGQGISVLLRAYSVDKKKKHLEVCDQAIQYFQKSMADDGVAYKFEAANWWFEEYPNPNNPGHVFNGHIFALFGIWDHFRITRNENSKLLFDKGVNGIIDQLEKYDNGWWALYDQRFKGVLNASYLDLQIRQLEVLNAIRPEPVLQKYIARWKKYLTDHHKLVKLTCKRLIQKLF; encoded by the coding sequence ATGAATATTGGTAAGTTGATCTTAAAAAAACCCTACAAACATTTTTTTGTTTCTCAGGAGCAATATATTGCAGAAACAGATGAACTTTCATCCTCCAAAATTAAACATTATTATGTTCACCCCAACCGAAAATATCTGGAATTAGATATAAAAGAAAATTACAGATTCGATAAGAATGGAATTCCGGTTGTATCGTTTCCTGGAATTTCTGAAGATCAATACAATCCTGTTACGATAGCACAATATGCTCTTGCTGTCTGGGAATTGGAACTTCCAAAATCAAAACCAGATTTTGGAATATTTTTGAAGCTTTCCAACTGGTTTATCCAAAATCATGAAAATGGAAAATGGCAATATTTATACGAAGATAAAATCTCTAATCTTCCCTATGGCTGGATCTCCGGAATGGCACAGGGACAGGGAATTTCAGTTCTCTTGAGAGCTTATTCTGTTGATAAGAAAAAAAAACATCTGGAAGTTTGCGATCAAGCTATTCAATATTTTCAAAAATCAATGGCAGATGATGGAGTAGCATATAAATTTGAGGCTGCGAATTGGTGGTTCGAAGAATATCCAAATCCCAATAATCCAGGGCATGTTTTCAATGGTCATATCTTTGCTTTATTTGGAATCTGGGATCATTTTCGCATCACCAGAAATGAAAATTCCAAACTGCTTTTCGATAAAGGTGTGAATGGAATTATCGATCAACTTGAAAAATATGATAACGGCTGGTGGGCACTTTATGATCAAAGATTCAAAGGTGTTTTGAATGCTTCTTATCTCGATCTGCAAATACGGCAGTTGGAAGTATTAAACGCTATCCGCCCTGAACCTGTTTTACAAAAATATATCGCTCGCTGGAAGAAATATCTCACAGACCATCACAAACTGGTAAAACTAACCTGTAAGAGATTAATTCAAAAATTATTCTGA